A window of Mycolicibacterium fluoranthenivorans contains these coding sequences:
- a CDS encoding LLM class F420-dependent oxidoreductase translates to MRFAFKTSPQNTPWADMLAIWEAADDIDVFESGWTFDHFYPIFSDSTGPCLEGWTTLTALAQATKRLRVGVLVTGIHYRHPAVLANMAAALDIISNGRLELGIGAGWNEEESGAYGIELGSIKERFDRFEEACEVLKGLLSQETTTFDGKFYQLKDARNEPKGPQQPHPPFCIGGSGEKRTLRITAKYADHWNFVGGPPEEFARKREVLASHCADIGRDPKEITLSAHVRLGEDRDYARVVAEAAALGEEGLDLAIIYLPPPYDTAVLEPLAETIRDAKL, encoded by the coding sequence GTGAGATTCGCATTCAAGACATCCCCGCAGAACACGCCATGGGCCGACATGCTGGCCATCTGGGAAGCCGCAGATGACATCGACGTCTTCGAATCGGGCTGGACCTTCGATCACTTCTATCCGATCTTCTCCGACTCCACCGGCCCCTGCCTGGAGGGCTGGACCACGCTGACCGCACTGGCCCAGGCCACCAAGCGGCTGCGGGTGGGTGTGCTGGTCACCGGCATCCATTACCGCCATCCCGCGGTGCTCGCCAATATGGCGGCTGCGCTGGACATCATTTCCAACGGCCGGCTCGAACTCGGCATCGGCGCAGGGTGGAACGAGGAGGAGTCGGGCGCCTACGGCATCGAACTGGGCAGCATCAAAGAGCGCTTCGACCGCTTCGAAGAGGCCTGCGAGGTCCTCAAGGGCCTGCTCAGCCAGGAGACCACCACCTTCGACGGCAAGTTCTATCAACTCAAGGACGCCCGCAACGAGCCGAAGGGTCCCCAACAGCCGCATCCACCGTTCTGCATCGGCGGCAGCGGTGAGAAGCGCACCCTGCGCATCACGGCCAAGTACGCCGATCACTGGAACTTCGTCGGCGGCCCGCCGGAGGAGTTCGCACGTAAACGCGAGGTGCTCGCGTCGCACTGTGCCGACATCGGGCGCGACCCGAAGGAGATCACGCTGTCCGCGCACGTCCGGCTCGGCGAGGACCGCGACTACGCCAGGGTCGTCGCCGAGGCTGCCGCGCTCGGCGAGGAGGGGCTGGATCTTGCCATCATCTACCTGCCACCGCCCTATGACACCGCGGTGCTGGAGCCACTGGCCGAGACCATTCGGGACGCCAAGCTCTGA
- a CDS encoding glutamate synthase subunit beta yields MADPFGFLKHTVRETPTRRPVDLRLKDWKEVYEDFSKDTLQVQASRCMDCGIPFCHNGCPLGNLIPEWNDLVFRGRWRDGIERLHATNNFPEFTGRLCPAPCEASCVLGINQDPVTIKQVEVEIIDNAWEQGWVKPLPPDVLTGKKVAVVGSGPAGLAAAQQLTRAGHEVTVFERADRIGGLLRYGIPEFKMEKRHIDRRLEQMAAEGTQFRTGVNVGVDITVEQLQDDFDAVVLAGGATAWRDLPIPGRELDGIHQAMEYLPWANRLQQGDDVAGPDGQPPITAKGKKVVIIGGGDTGADCLGTAHRQGAASVHQFEIMPRPPETRADSTPWPTYPLMFRVASAHEEGGERVFSVNTEQFVGTDGKVSSLKVHEVKMNAGKFEKVEGSDFDLDADIVFLAMGFVGPEREGLLTDLGVEFTDRGNVARSDDFQTTVPGVFVAGDMGRGQSLIVWAIAEGRAAAAGVDRFLMGESALPAPIKPTAAPQR; encoded by the coding sequence GCGTCTGAAGGACTGGAAAGAGGTCTACGAGGACTTCTCGAAGGACACCCTGCAGGTCCAGGCGTCACGCTGTATGGACTGCGGTATCCCGTTCTGCCACAACGGTTGCCCGTTGGGGAACCTGATCCCTGAGTGGAACGATCTGGTGTTCCGGGGCCGCTGGCGTGACGGTATCGAGCGACTGCACGCGACCAACAACTTCCCGGAGTTCACCGGTCGGCTGTGCCCGGCGCCGTGTGAGGCGTCTTGTGTGCTGGGCATCAACCAGGATCCGGTGACCATCAAGCAGGTCGAGGTCGAGATCATCGACAACGCCTGGGAGCAGGGCTGGGTCAAGCCGCTGCCGCCCGACGTGCTGACGGGCAAGAAGGTCGCCGTGGTCGGCTCCGGGCCGGCCGGGCTGGCTGCGGCCCAGCAGCTCACGCGTGCCGGTCACGAGGTGACGGTGTTCGAGCGCGCCGACCGCATCGGCGGGCTGCTGCGCTACGGCATCCCCGAGTTCAAGATGGAGAAGCGCCACATCGACCGCCGCCTGGAGCAGATGGCGGCCGAGGGCACCCAGTTCCGCACCGGCGTCAACGTCGGCGTCGACATCACCGTCGAGCAGCTGCAGGACGATTTCGACGCGGTGGTACTGGCCGGCGGTGCGACCGCGTGGCGCGACCTGCCGATCCCGGGCCGGGAGCTGGACGGGATCCACCAGGCCATGGAGTACCTGCCGTGGGCCAACCGCCTGCAGCAGGGCGATGACGTGGCCGGCCCTGACGGCCAGCCGCCGATCACGGCCAAGGGCAAGAAGGTCGTCATCATCGGCGGTGGCGACACCGGCGCGGACTGCCTGGGCACCGCACATCGCCAGGGCGCGGCCAGCGTGCACCAGTTCGAGATCATGCCGCGCCCGCCGGAGACGCGGGCGGATTCGACCCCGTGGCCAACCTACCCGCTGATGTTCCGGGTGGCCTCTGCGCACGAAGAGGGCGGCGAGCGGGTGTTCTCCGTCAACACCGAGCAGTTCGTCGGGACCGACGGCAAGGTGTCCTCGCTGAAGGTGCACGAGGTCAAGATGAATGCCGGGAAGTTCGAGAAGGTGGAGGGGTCGGACTTCGATCTGGACGCCGACATCGTCTTCCTGGCCATGGGCTTCGTGGGCCCGGAGCGCGAGGGTCTGCTGACCGATCTGGGCGTGGAGTTCACCGACCGCGGCAACGTGGCACGCTCCGATGACTTCCAGACGACCGTTCCGGGCGTGTTCGTGGCCGGTGACATGGGGCGTGGGCAGTCGCTGATCGTGTGGGCGATCGCCGAGGGCCGGGCGGCGGCCGCGGGCGTCGACCGGTTCCTGATGGGCGAGTCGGCCTTGCCGGCGCCGATCAAGCCCACCGCCGCGCCGCAGCGATGA